One window of the Candidatus Eremiobacteraceae bacterium genome contains the following:
- a CDS encoding DUF169 domain-containing protein produces the protein MTPKDLYDKIEEYVRPATFPVAVRCLRNGEQAPPKAKRPLADLGKHVTVCQGWAISRRYGWTTVLRAEDMKCPLGALVAGFASPNAYYDEGNLCAGMYTADEAAGARSEASVEKFKPGEIDGIVFAPLHRADFEPEVVIVYGNAAQVMRLVAAALYERGGRVASSFAARMDCSDHLVVPLRTGEPQVILPCNGDRIFAGAQDEEMAFTLPWSWADELVRGLEGTQRGGIRYPIPSFLTYEPAMPKKYEELLAMQRAEPEAGH, from the coding sequence ATGACTCCGAAAGACCTTTACGACAAAATCGAAGAGTACGTCCGTCCCGCCACCTTTCCGGTCGCCGTTCGCTGCCTGCGCAACGGCGAACAAGCGCCGCCGAAAGCGAAGCGTCCGCTCGCCGATCTAGGCAAACACGTCACGGTCTGCCAAGGTTGGGCGATCTCGCGCCGCTACGGGTGGACCACTGTCCTGCGCGCCGAAGACATGAAGTGCCCGCTCGGCGCGCTCGTCGCCGGCTTCGCGTCGCCGAACGCGTATTACGATGAAGGCAATCTCTGTGCCGGCATGTACACAGCCGACGAAGCGGCCGGCGCGCGCAGCGAAGCGTCGGTCGAGAAGTTCAAGCCGGGCGAGATCGACGGCATCGTCTTCGCGCCGCTCCATCGTGCAGACTTCGAACCTGAAGTCGTGATCGTCTACGGAAACGCCGCGCAGGTCATGCGGCTCGTCGCGGCCGCGCTGTACGAACGAGGTGGGCGCGTCGCATCGTCGTTCGCAGCTCGTATGGACTGCTCCGACCACCTCGTCGTGCCGCTGCGAACAGGCGAGCCGCAGGTGATCCTGCCCTGCAACGGCGACCGCATCTTCGCCGGAGCTCAGGACGAAGAAATGGCGTTCACGCTCCCCTGGTCGTGGGCGGACGAGCTCGTGCGGGGCTTGGAAGGGACCCAGCGAGGCGGCATCCGCTACCCAATACCGTCGTTCCTCACATATGAGCCCGCCATGCCGAAGAAATATGAAGAGCTCCTGGCGATGCAGCGCGCCGAGCCGGAGGCGGGCCATTGA
- a CDS encoding glutaredoxin, with protein sequence MSSNDTAQTVGSAATAEPAAIKDAGPKRILYSADWCWYCQRVVEKLAELGVDYEYVEVPVFHSKRTKVLEVSGQTSVPVFVDGDVVIDDDDAIIPYLEEHYAKK encoded by the coding sequence ATGTCATCAAACGATACCGCCCAGACGGTCGGCTCCGCCGCGACCGCCGAGCCGGCAGCGATCAAAGACGCCGGACCGAAGCGCATTCTCTACAGCGCGGATTGGTGTTGGTACTGCCAACGCGTCGTAGAAAAGCTCGCAGAACTCGGCGTCGACTACGAGTACGTCGAGGTGCCGGTCTTCCATAGCAAGCGCACTAAGGTGCTCGAGGTGTCGGGCCAGACGAGCGTGCCGGTCTTCGTCGACGGCGACGTCGTGATCGACGATGACGACGCTATCATCCCGTATCTTGAAGAGCACTACGCGAAGAAGTAA